Proteins encoded within one genomic window of Balaenoptera musculus isolate JJ_BM4_2016_0621 chromosome 12, mBalMus1.pri.v3, whole genome shotgun sequence:
- the SMIM28 gene encoding LOW QUALITY PROTEIN: small integral membrane protein 28 (The sequence of the model RefSeq protein was modified relative to this genomic sequence to represent the inferred CDS: inserted 1 base in 1 codon) produces the protein MRELMGSSWKFGHAGRGTYEWLTSEPSLPLLETHLQGTRKVSSTQADVEPFLYILLPATVLLFLAFLLLFLYRHCQASQPQGQVSGLDLPEHLPAGEVTDFLPGLPWSSEQTFPYSPLPGEVALLSCSPPSYEEATRNAPGGEAXGCGPSV, from the exons ATGCGGGAACTGATGGGCAGCAGCTGGAAGTTCGGCCACGCTGGCAGGGGGACATACGAGTGGTTAACCAGTGAACCGAGCCTACCTCTTCTGGAAACCCATCTGCAG GGCACCCGGAAGGTAAGTTCCACCCAGGCAGATGTGGAGCCCTTCCTGTACATCCTTCTTCCAGCCACCGTCCTGCTCTTCCTGGCCTTTCTGCTGCTTTTCCTGTATCGCCACTGCCAGGCCTCTCAGCCCCAGGGGCAGGTTTCCGGCCTCGACCTTCCAGAGCACCTGCCTGCAGGAGAGGTGACCGACTTCCTGCCGGGCTTACCCTGGAGCAGCGAGCAGACCTTCCCTTACTCCCCACTGCCCGGGGAGGTAGCCCTTCTCTCGTGTTCGCCACCCTCCTATGAAGAGGCCACCAGGAACGCCCCTGGAGGAGAGG CTGGATGCGGGCCTTCAGTATAA